The proteins below come from a single Rhizobium rhizoryzae genomic window:
- a CDS encoding MarR family winged helix-turn-helix transcriptional regulator produces the protein MTTQRMHGTPTELSANPEFLDLGELGHSLGFLLQMAHKAASEEQSELLKDDDLGLSFNEFIVLKAVALNPGISQGFLADLYRITWPSMSRLIASMEKRDLVRRVIPPEDRRCVGLCLTAEGERAVVKLSVAVNAANEQVFSHLNPDERHVLVTLLRRIVDRHAAGGSDALPAATTI, from the coding sequence ATGACGACACAACGCATGCACGGAACGCCTACCGAACTCTCAGCAAACCCGGAGTTTCTGGATCTGGGCGAGCTTGGGCATTCGCTCGGATTTCTTCTTCAAATGGCGCACAAAGCTGCATCTGAGGAACAATCGGAACTCCTCAAGGACGACGATCTAGGCCTGAGTTTCAACGAGTTCATCGTCCTCAAGGCCGTAGCCCTCAACCCGGGCATTTCGCAGGGCTTCCTTGCTGACTTGTACCGAATCACCTGGCCAAGCATGAGCAGACTGATTGCGTCGATGGAAAAGCGTGATCTCGTTCGGCGGGTTATCCCTCCGGAAGATCGCCGCTGCGTTGGACTTTGCCTGACTGCTGAGGGAGAACGCGCAGTCGTCAAACTTTCGGTGGCCGTGAACGCAGCCAATGAACAGGTGTTCAGCCATCTCAATCCCGACGAGAGGCACGTGCTGGTAACACTCCTTCGACGCATCGTCGATCGCCACGCCGCCGGCGGATCTGACGCACTTCCGGCGGCAACTACCATCTAA
- a CDS encoding sigma-70 family RNA polymerase sigma factor gives MNQSAREVEWGNWLRLAVDGDAAAYDRFLRAVTPYLRSMARKRCNMLGISAGEAEDVVQEVLLAVHLKRATWDTSRPIGPWLSTIVRNKMIDSFRKRGRHISVPIDDVMETLQAEDRRSGLEPADLEKMLAGLRDPQREIVRSISVSGDGIRETAERLKMSEGAVRVALHRALKGLAMLYRSE, from the coding sequence CGTGAGGTGGAGTGGGGAAACTGGCTGCGTCTGGCCGTGGATGGCGATGCCGCGGCCTATGATCGCTTTCTGCGGGCTGTGACGCCTTATCTGCGTTCCATGGCCCGCAAGCGTTGCAATATGCTTGGCATATCGGCGGGTGAGGCGGAGGACGTTGTTCAAGAGGTTTTGCTGGCAGTTCATCTCAAGCGCGCTACATGGGACACGTCGCGCCCTATAGGGCCATGGCTATCGACCATCGTCCGGAACAAGATGATCGACAGCTTTCGCAAGCGCGGCAGACATATCAGTGTTCCGATCGATGACGTGATGGAAACGCTACAGGCTGAAGATCGTCGATCGGGGCTGGAACCGGCCGACCTGGAGAAAATGCTCGCTGGATTGCGTGATCCACAACGCGAAATCGTTCGTTCCATCTCCGTGAGCGGAGATGGCATTCGGGAAACTGCGGAACGCCTCAAAATGTCAGAGGGCGCCGTGCGGGTCGCGCTGCATCGAGCACTTAAAGGGCTGGCGATGCTCTACAGGAGTGAATAG
- a CDS encoding NrsF family protein produces MQTDDLIKLMTQDARVRHRFNPVFAVAVIGGLLISVLLLIGTIGLRPDLAQAIQTPRVAFKIGLMFILAATCTRIALIIGKPGVSLKPALAILAVPVLLFVSGIVLELRSVASGEWGARLIGQNPGFCLLFLPLLSLAPLALIFAALKQAAPVSPSLAGAAAGFASGAIAGSVYALHCPDDSPLFVATWYFIGITLVAFGGWLLGGRILRW; encoded by the coding sequence GTGCAGACAGACGACCTCATCAAGCTCATGACACAGGATGCGCGTGTCAGGCATCGCTTCAATCCCGTGTTCGCAGTCGCTGTCATCGGCGGGCTTCTGATATCCGTGCTGCTGCTGATTGGTACCATCGGCCTGCGCCCCGATCTTGCGCAAGCGATCCAGACCCCTCGCGTTGCATTCAAGATCGGCCTGATGTTCATCCTGGCTGCAACCTGTACCCGGATCGCCTTGATCATAGGAAAGCCGGGAGTATCCCTCAAACCAGCTCTCGCAATTCTTGCTGTGCCGGTCCTCCTGTTTGTCTCGGGGATTGTTCTGGAGTTGAGAAGCGTTGCTTCGGGAGAATGGGGAGCAAGGCTCATTGGTCAAAATCCTGGCTTTTGCCTGCTGTTCCTTCCGCTTCTGTCGCTCGCTCCGCTGGCCCTTATTTTCGCTGCGCTGAAGCAGGCAGCACCTGTGAGCCCGTCACTGGCCGGTGCCGCCGCGGGGTTTGCGTCTGGTGCAATTGCTGGGTCCGTTTATGCATTGCATTGCCCTGACGACAGCCCGCTGTTTGTGGCGACGTGGTACTTCATCGGAATAACCTTGGTGGCCTTTGGTGGCTGGCTGCTCGGCGGACGGATTCTTAGATGGTAG
- a CDS encoding dihydrodipicolinate synthase family protein, producing MSRISADSKGVYIIAVTPFKDDGAIDTASVDRMVDFYFDKGTDGLTILGIMGEAPKLTQQESIAITKQVLARSAGRPVIVGVSAPGLAAIGELTKAVMDLGAAGVMVAPPGSLRTDDQIIGYYRNVVATIGEDVPFVLQDFPLVTGVQISPRTIGAIIEALPSMVMLKHEDWPGLDKISELRAAEAAGRRRISILCGNGGVFLPEEMARGADGAMTGFAFPEMMVNVCKLAGAGNLDRAQDIFDAYLPLARFEQQPGLGLAVRKYVLEKRGVISSQAQRRPGAALGTKAVAEVDRLLLRLEKRLAELA from the coding sequence ATGAGCCGCATTTCCGCCGACAGCAAAGGCGTTTACATCATCGCCGTCACCCCCTTTAAGGACGATGGAGCGATCGATACCGCAAGCGTCGATCGCATGGTCGATTTCTATTTCGACAAAGGCACGGATGGCCTCACCATTCTTGGCATCATGGGGGAGGCACCGAAGCTTACACAACAGGAATCGATTGCGATCACAAAACAGGTTCTTGCCCGCTCCGCCGGACGACCCGTCATCGTCGGCGTCTCGGCACCGGGACTTGCGGCCATCGGGGAGTTGACGAAAGCCGTCATGGACCTTGGAGCGGCAGGTGTCATGGTCGCGCCACCGGGTTCCCTGCGCACGGACGACCAGATTATCGGATATTATCGCAACGTCGTTGCCACGATTGGTGAGGATGTGCCTTTCGTTTTGCAGGACTTTCCTCTCGTGACGGGCGTCCAGATTTCGCCACGAACGATCGGTGCGATCATCGAAGCGCTTCCAAGCATGGTGATGCTGAAACATGAAGATTGGCCCGGGCTCGACAAGATCAGTGAACTTCGTGCTGCAGAAGCTGCCGGTCGCCGTCGTATCTCCATTCTCTGCGGCAACGGCGGGGTGTTCTTGCCGGAAGAAATGGCGCGTGGTGCCGATGGCGCAATGACGGGCTTTGCCTTCCCGGAGATGATGGTCAATGTCTGTAAACTGGCCGGCGCGGGCAATCTCGATCGGGCACAGGACATTTTTGATGCCTATCTTCCTCTAGCCCGCTTCGAGCAGCAGCCCGGGCTCGGTCTTGCGGTGCGAAAATACGTGCTTGAAAAACGTGGCGTTATCTCCAGTCAGGCTCAGCGCCGCCCGGGTGCGGCGCTCGGCACCAAGGCTGTGGCAGAGGTAGACAGATTGCTTTTGCGTCTGGAGAAACGCCTTGCCGAGCTGGCTTGA